The DNA region CACACCGATAGCCATTAGTGTGCAGTTCCTAGCCTTAGCGATGCTGATTCCCACCCTCACCATCCCTGAGAAGGCGACTTCTTCTGCCCTGGTTGCTGCTACTTTGGCGGGGATAGTGCTCATTGTTGCTAGCAGTGTTGTGGTCGGGGTGCTGGGGCCGGACTTGGGCTCCAAAGCTATCTTCCCCTTTTTTGAAATGGTAAGGTCCATAGAGATAAGTGCTTTCTTGGAACGAATTGAGGCGCTGACGGTAATAGCTTGGGGATTGGGCTTGTTCATCGATGTGGCCACATTTTTGTATTGCGGGGCCAAGGGACTAGCCCAGCTCTTGGGCCTAAGGGATTATCGCATCCTGGTGGGCCCCCTGGCAGCGATCTGGGTGCTGGTAGCCGTTTATGGCTACGAAAGTCTTTTTGCGATCATGAGGTTCTTTAGTCCAGATGTAATTGGTCCTTATGTTGCAGCTATTTTCCTTGGTCCTTACCTCTTATTGTGGGGCACTTATATCGCCCGCTCCCTGCTAGGGAAAATTCCCGGCCAGAAAGGTGGGCAATGACTTGCGCCGACTATCCAAGATGACACTGGTACTGTCCCTGGTTACATTCTTACTTACGGGCTGCTGGGATGGGAGGGAGCCCCAGGAGCTGATGCACGCAGTTTTACTGGCTTTCGACATCGATGACCAGGGTAACTATGAAGCGATAATTCAATTTCCTGGTCCGGGGACGGCTGCAGGCGGCGGGGGCGAGGGGGGTGGAGCAGGCGGCGGTGGGCGGAGAACTCCCTTCACAACTAATTCTGCCAAAGGACCAACGCCCTTTGCAGCCATAAGAAATTTATCCTCAACCACCAGCCGGCTGATATCTCTTTCCCACCTGCGGATGCTACTGATTTCCGAGAGATTAGCTAGGCATGGCATCGGCGCTATCGTCGACTTGTTGGAGAAGGACCGGGAGCTGCGTTTGAGCCTGCATGCAGCTGTCGTCGAGGGAGATCTGAAGAGGCTTTTTACGGCCCCGTTTCCCCTGGAATCCACTCCCGCTATGGGCTTGGAACGCCTGGTTCGGCTTATGAAATACGAACGCTCCATTACCCCTGATGCTCCCTTCCTGGAAAAACTAGGTGAACTGGCCCGTCCGGGAGAAGAGATGCTGCTTTCCAGGATCCAGGCTCTTCCGGCTGGATCTCCGGCAACTGAAGAGGCAGCCCCAAGCGAAGGGTCTCAAGCCGGTTCCCAAAGGCCAACGGCGCTGGCGGCCGGAGGCGCAGTGTTTCAAGGCGAAAAGATGGTGGGCTGGTTTGATACCGATGCAACCAGGGGCTATATGTTGATAAGGGGGAAGGCTCGGCGCGACTCGGTAGTAGTAAAATCTCCCGATGGAGAGGGTTATATTGCCATAGACGTATTTAAGTCCAAGGCAACCCTGGAACCGGTTGTTGAGGATGGGAAGGTTAGCATGCAGGTTAAGATCATGGTTCATGGCCGCATTCAGGACCAGACCTCTTTGGGGGGTAATCTATCCGGTCTGGATTTGCAAAACCCGCAGGTATTGGCTTTATTGAAGAACAACCTTGCCGAGGCCATAAGCAACTATGCCGAGCTATCCCTGGCCCGGGCGCGGGAACTAAGGGTGGACGTATTTGGTTTTGGCAATGCTGTGTACAGGAAGTATCCTTACCAATGGGAAAAGATTGGCCAGTACTGGCCGGAAATTTTCCCAACTGTCCCTGTGGACATAACCGTTAAAGCTGTAATCAACCGGCCAGGACGGGGGGTTCGGTGACGCCATTTCGCCGCTGGTGGGCGGGAGAAAACAAGAGACTCTGCAGCGAGCCTCAACGAGCAGCATGAAACTGGTCGGGAATGCCGACGCCAGCCGAGTCTGGGCAAATCTTGTAGGCCGCTGAGGAGCCTGAGAGCGGACGCGGGAGTAAAAGCGGGGAAGAACGTTCGGTTGGGTCAAAGGCCAGGAATCTAGATGGGTCATTCGCTCTAGCCCTGGCTGGTGGCCGTTCTTTCTGGTAGATCAAGTACAAACGTGGGGCGACACGCATCAGTAAAAGCTTTACGGCGTGA from Clostridia bacterium includes:
- a CDS encoding Ger(x)C family spore germination protein, producing MRRLSKMTLVLSLVTFLLTGCWDGREPQELMHAVLLAFDIDDQGNYEAIIQFPGPGTAAGGGGEGGGAGGGGRRTPFTTNSAKGPTPFAAIRNLSSTTSRLISLSHLRMLLISERLARHGIGAIVDLLEKDRELRLSLHAAVVEGDLKRLFTAPFPLESTPAMGLERLVRLMKYERSITPDAPFLEKLGELARPGEEMLLSRIQALPAGSPATEEAAPSEGSQAGSQRPTALAAGGAVFQGEKMVGWFDTDATRGYMLIRGKARRDSVVVKSPDGEGYIAIDVFKSKATLEPVVEDGKVSMQVKIMVHGRIQDQTSLGGNLSGLDLQNPQVLALLKNNLAEAISNYAELSLARARELRVDVFGFGNAVYRKYPYQWEKIGQYWPEIFPTVPVDITVKAVINRPGRGVR